The following coding sequences lie in one Haematobia irritans isolate KBUSLIRL chromosome 3, ASM5000362v1, whole genome shotgun sequence genomic window:
- the LOC142231328 gene encoding glutamate [NMDA] receptor subunit 1-like: MGKLFDSLVANTNGTILNLPLILATVWIVKNDFAVYTVSPITIGHFSTTPANRWIQHELIDEILKRTLNRPHPIISYMVEGETYGFDNVEDFMSEKERQERYFKFYTRRQKSIWFIDSLEAYINFEKNLLDDHRPYQRNGFFLLIYTGQHGDFMSISRNIFRRLFYLYVINVNILVMVGKNAYIYTYFPFRAEKCHSSEPELFMSFGGIENNRDFSEIKTVFSDKIANMNACPMTILTWDYPPYVFVKRDLETRKLSLGGVEGSLIQTMSDKMNFTIRIKKVPKYNVGEVYRNGTVTGAMGMIVNQEGNITILAYVYNKERADVMLASSSYLTTRYVLGIPPGKKLTPFERLAKPFHRNLWICFGCSLLIAVILIYLLRFFGKKGLLKLVLGESSRTPLTNLLSTLFGIPINYRVQNGKFARYLLALWMIYTFVMRSVYTGELFRILHDGRAHNDARTIQDIVDENYTIYTFTSIADVIRHTQPKANMRPLYTLRQINSLLEIIADPKNMKRIAICISDIHIKYYNRMNPRQRVKILPEHVISSPMIYYMPRHSYLELGSSMFILKMDQSGLMRRYKILFDYVADSMNGRYAEPSKLSLDVLMGLFYTYGILVLICMGVFILEVVAVMCI; the protein is encoded by the exons ATGGGTAAATTATTCGACTCTCTAGTAGCCAACACCAATGGGACAATATTAAATTTACCATTAATTTTGGCCACTGTATGGATAGTGAAAAATGACTTTGCCGTTTATACAGTCTCACCCATAACTATTGGCCATTTTTCTACCACTCCCGCCAATCGTTGGATACAACATGAATTAATCGATGAAATCCTTAAGAGGACCCTGAATCGTCCTCATCCAATAATCAGCTATATGGTTGAAGGTGAAACATATGGATTTGATAATGTAGAAGATTTTATGAGTGAAAAAGAGAGACAAGAGAgatattttaaattctatacCAGGAGACAAAAATCCATATGGTTCATAGATAGTCTGGAGGCTTACAT aaactttgaaaaaaatctgttaGATGATCACAGACCCTATCAACGGAATGGTTTTTTCTTGTTAATTTACACCGGCCAACATGGGGATTTTATGTCCATAAGTCGAAACATCTTCCGCAGACTTTTCTATTTGTATGTGATCAATGTTAACATCCTTGTTATGGTCGGCAAAAATGCCTACATTTATACATATTTTCCATTTCGAGCCGAGAAATGTCATTCATCGGAGCCAGAATTATTCATGTCATTTGGTGGTATTGAAAACAATCGGGATTTCAGTGAAATTAAGACTGTCTTTAGTGATAAAATTGCGAATATGAATGCCTGCCCTATGACCATATTAACCTGGGATTATCCTCCATATGTGTTTGTCAAGCGTGATTTGGAAACTCGTAAATTATCATTGGGTGGTGTTGAGGGTTCGTTGATCCAAACGATGTCGGACAAAATGAATTTTACCATAAGAATAAAGAAGGTTCCCAAATATAATGTTGGAGAAGTTTACCGCAATGGAACTGTAACCGGAGCAATGGGAATG ATTGTAAACCAAGAGGGCAACATTACGATCTTGGCGTATGTTTACAATAAAGAACGGGCTGATGTGATGCTGGCTAGTAGCAGTTATCTTACAACTCGATATGTGCTTGGTATACCACCTGGTAAAAAATTGACACCCTTCGAACGTCTGGCAAAACCGTTTCATCGTAACCTTTGGATATGTTTCGGTTGTTCTTTACTCATTGCGGTGATATTGATTTACCTCCTACGATTCTTTGGAAAAAAAGGTCTACTTAAATTAGTTTTGGGTGAATCCAGTCGAACACCTCTTACAAATCTTCTATCCACTTTATTTGGCATACCGATTAACTATAGAGTACAAAATGGAAAATTCGCTCGTTATCTCTTGGCTCTATGGATGATATATACCTTTGTGATGAGATCGGTATACACGGGTGAACTCTTTAGAATTCTTCACGATGGAAGGGCACACAATGATGCCAGGACCATTCAGGATATTGTAGATGAAAACTATACCATTTATACATTTACTTCGATAGCGGATGTCATTCGCCACACACAACCGAAGGCAAATATGAGACCACTTTATACATTGAGACAGATTAACAGTCTATTGGAAATAATTGCAGATCCCAAGAATATGAAGAGGATTGCCATATGTATATCggatatacatataaaatattataatcgTATGAATCCAAGGCAAagagttaaaattttacctGAGCATGTGATATCATCACCGATGATTTACTATATGCCTCGCCATAGTTATCTGGAGTTGGGATCTTCAATGTTCATTCTGAAAATGGATCAATCTGGACTAATGAgacgctacaaaattttgtttgattatGTTGCAGATAGTATGAATGGTAGATATGCAGAACCTTCAAAACTTTCTTTGGATGTTCTTATGGGTCTGTTCTATACTTATGGCATACTTGTGTTAATCTGCATGGGTGTTTTTATCCTAGAAGTTGTTGCTGTTAtgtgtatataa
- the LOC142231327 gene encoding uncharacterized protein LOC142231327, with protein MGKLVDSLIADTNGTRLNLPLILATVWIVKNDFAVYTVSPITIGHFSTSLANRWIQHELIDEILRRTMNSPHPMINYMVEGETYGFDNIEDFMSEEERQKRYFKYYTSRQKSIWFIDSLVAYINFEKNLLDDRRPYQRNGFFLLVYTGQHSDFRPISQNIFRRLFHLYVTNVNILLMIGKHAYIYTYFPFRANKCHSSDPELYMSFSGIENNRNFSKIKTVFYSKVDNMHRCPMTIITWNYHPYVFVKRDVETRKLSLSGIEGSLINLIAEKMNFTIKVKRARKRDVGDVYRNGTATGALKMIVNQEGNITVLSYIYNTQRAAIMLASDSYLTIKYVIAIPPGRKLTPFERLTKPFHRVLWTCFGLFKLVLGESSQTPLTNLLSTLFGISINYRIQHGNFARYLLALWMMYTFVMRSVYSGELFRILHDGSSHNDAETIQDVVDDNYTIYTFTSIADVIHHIEPRARIKPIGSVLNINSLLERVADPNNKKRMAVCLSDLYVKYYNHKNPRQRVKVLPQPVISTPLIFYMPKHSYLKLKTSFLILGTTEAGLMTSYTSLVGFTSARSMHGRPAEPTKLSLEITPLTSTVSTDPTISSSPLSPPTETFGTTVSTNETFRSGPPGVQCQHTSSPHRPSGPTIPYMVASRKQAHGRADPQINSSTNGTFAVTVCPLRALRPHSPNQTSGTTVTPLANSGQQFHHCDICGHSFTTALCRPTCPKEIDSSLQILHRDLH; from the exons ATGGGTAAATTAGTCGACTCTTTAATAGCCGATACCAATGGGACAAGATTAAATTTACCATTGATTTTGGCCACTGTATGGATAGTGAAAAATGACTTTGCCGTTTATACGGTGTCACCCATAACTATTGGCCATTTTTCCACTAGTCTGGCCAATCGTTGGATACAACACGAGTTAATCGATGAAATCTTACGAAGGACCATGAATTCTCCTCATCCAATGATCAACTATATGGTTGAAGGTGAAACATATGGATTTGATAATATAGAAGACTTTATGAGCGAAGAAGAAAGGCAAAAGAGATATTTTAAATACTACACCAGTCGACAAAAATCCATATGGTTCATAGATAGTCTGGTGGCTTACAT aaactttgaaaaaaatcttttagatGATCGAAGACCCTATCAACGCAATGGCTTTTTCTTATTGGTCTATACTGGCCAACATAGTGATTTTAGGCCCATAAGTCAAAATATATTCCGCAGACTTTTCCATTTGTATGTGACCAATGTCAATATTCTTCTAATGATCGGAAAACATGCCTACATTTATACGTACTTTCCATTTCGAGCTAATAAATGTCACTCATCGGACCCAGAACTATATATGTCATTTAGTGGCAttgaaaataatcgaaatttcaGTAAAATTAAGACGGTCTTTTACAGTAAGGTGGACAATATGCATCGCTGTCCTATGACTATAATAACCTGGAATTATCATCCCTATGTATTTGTGAAACGTGATGTGGAAACTCGTAAATTATCATTGAGTGGTATTGAGGGTTCACTAATTAACTTAATTGcggaaaaaatgaattttaccaTAAAAGTAAAGAGAGCCCGCAAAAGGGATGTGGGAGATGTTTACCGCAATGGAACTGCAACGGGAGCAttgaaaatg aTTGTAAATCAAGAAGGCAACATTACGGTCCTTTCGTATATCTACAATACCCAACGAGCCGCCATAATGTTGGCCAGTGATAGTTATCTTACAATTAAATATGTGATTGCCATTCCACCGGGTAGAAAATTGACACCCTTCGAACGTCTAACAAAACCATTTCACCGTGTCCTTTGGACATGTTTCG GTCTATTTAAATTAGTGTTGGGTGAATCCAGTCAAACACCTCTTACAAATCTTTTATCCACTTTATTTGGCATATCTATTAACTATAGAATACAACATGGCAACTTCGCTCGCTATCTCTTGGCTCTATGGATGATGTACACTTTTGTGATGAGATCGGTATACTCGGGCGAACTCTTTAGAATTCTCCACGATGGAAGTTCCCACAATGATGCTGAGACCATACAGGATGTTGTAGATGACAACTATACCATTTATACATTTACTTCAATAGCGGATGTCATTCACCACATAGAACCTAGGGCAAGAATCAAACCAATCGGTTCTGTGCTAAATATTAACAGTCTATTGGAAAGAGTTGCAGATCCCAATAATAAGAAAAGAATGGCTGTATGTCTATCGGATCTATATGTAAAGTATTATAATCACAAGAATCCAAGGCAAAGGGTTAAGGTTCTGCCTCAACCTGTGATATCAACACCATTGATTTTCTACATGCCTAAGCATAGTTatctgaaattgaaaacatCATTTTTGATTTTGGGAACAACAGAAGCAGGTCTCATGACAAGTTACACATCTTTGGTTGGTTTTACTTCAGCACGTAGCATGCATGGAAGACCTGCTGAACCTACAAAACTTTCATTGGAA ATTACACCACTGACATCTACAGTATCTACAGATCCCACAATCAGTTCTTCGCCCCTCAGTCCTCCGACTGAGACTTTTGGAACTACAGTTTCCACCAATGAGACCTTCAGGTCGGGACCTCCGGGCGTACAGTGTCAACATACAAGTTCACCGCATAGACCTTCGGGACCTACAATTCCTTATATGGTAGCTTCACGAAAACAGGCCCACGGACGTGCAGATCCACAGATCAACAGTTCCACCAATGGGACCTTTGCAGTCACAGTTTGTCCACTGAGAGCTTTGCGGCCACA TTCCCCCAATCAGACCTCTGGGACTACGGTTACACCATTGGCAAATTCAGGACAACAATTTCACCACTGCGATATTTGCGGTCACAGTTTTACCACTGCTTTGTGCAGGCCTACATGCCCCAAAGAGATAGATTCAAGTTTACAGATCCTCCACAGAGATCTCCACTAA